The following are from one region of the Strix aluco isolate bStrAlu1 chromosome 30, bStrAlu1.hap1, whole genome shotgun sequence genome:
- the LOC141916782 gene encoding uncharacterized protein LOC141916782 yields the protein MGTCLITAVPEANGHPTAQPDLLRGPQGDPTDVAGGDGSAASQLGSRADAQGDRTGPQRAKYNAEMGKSSQWASEVVQGILKELDRTMPAQGMDRESMEKEVFGEGGSQAVPASAERTGAMQSAGVQVLFSPGEAHHDRVYKFLRNDPGTDGKRRANAADPMNFRKYCVEGALAVLGSMLLGMVFCCVICVWRKRKRRLDEAWRS from the exons atgggaacgtgcttgattacagctgtgcccgaagccaacggccacccgactgCTCAGCCGGATCTTCTCCGGGGTCCTCAGGGTGATcccacag acgtggctggaggcgatggctctgcagcttcccagctgggttccagggcggacgctcagggagatcgcacgg gtcctcaaagagcaaagtataaCGCTGAAATGGGAAAATCCTCCCAGTGGGCCTCAGAAGTCGTCCagggaattctgaaggagctggacaggaccatGCCAGCCCAGG ggatgGACCGTGAGTCTATGGAGAAGGAGGTGTttggggaaggaggcagccaggCGGTGCCAGCCTCTGCTGAAAGAACAGGGGCAATGCAATCAGCGGGCGTGCAAG TGCTGTTCAGCCCCGGGGAAGCCCACCACGACAGGGTCTACAAATTTCTTCGAAACGATCCAG GAACGGACGGCAAGAGAAGAGCAAATGCCGCGGATCCTATGAATTTCCGCAAGTACTGCGTGGAAGGGGCCTTGGCAGTCCTGGGCTCCATGCTGCTTGGGATGGTCTTCTGCTGTGTGATCTgtgtgtggaggaagagaaaacG gcgCCTCGACGAAGCTTGGAGATCCTAG